DNA from Myxococcaceae bacterium JPH2:
TGGCTCTCACACGGCCTTGCCTTGGCGCTCACTGGAGCTGCCTTGGGTGTGCAGTGGGGGCTCGCAGCTACCCGTGTCTCTCCGCCCTTCTTGCTCTTCCTGGTCGCGGTCTCCCTCACGCGCCGATGGGCGGGCACCGGGCCCGCCTGGCTCGCGACGGGGGTGTCCGCGCTCCTGTCACTGGTCCTCACCATCCAGGAGCCCGCCACAGCGCAGTCGCACACCGAAGTGGGGGCCGGTCTCTTTCTCCTCCTCTGTGCGTTGATCGTCCACTGCCCGGAGAGGCGACCCTTGGCCGCGGAGTTCAGTGCACGGGCGGCGTCCTGGTCCGCGTCGCTCCTGCATGCCCTGCCGGATGCGTTCGTGGCGACCGACCTGGATGGCCGGGTGTGTGCCTTCAACCCCGCGGCCTCCCGACTCACGGGCTGGTCCGTGTCCAATGCCTTGGGGCAGCCGCTCCCTCGCGTTCTCCGCCTCATGCGGCAGGACACCCGCGAGCCCTTGGCTGATCTGCTCGGTGCCTCGGTGTGTTCAATGGGCGACAGTGTGTCGGTGCAGCCCTGTGTGCTGGAGCGCATGGATGGATCCGTCCTCTCCGTCGAAGTGAACCTCTCCCCAGCTCCGACCCGGACTGGCGCGATTCAGGGCGGCTGGCTTCTGTTGATACGGGATGCCTCGGGTCGTCATTGGCTGGAGGCCGAGCGGGCCCGATGGCTTGCCCGCGAGCATGCGCTGCTGCGGGAGGCCCAAGCGCAGTGTGCTCGTCAGGAGGCGATGCTCACCCAGGCGCCGCTGGCCCTCTTCACGTTCCGCGGCCCCGAGCATCGCTGCGAACACCTCAACCCCGCGGCGCATGCACTGCTTTCGGAGCGCTCGGTGCTCGGCCGCCCCGTGCGTGAGCTGCTTCCCGAAGGTGAGACCGTGCTGGTCCGGTGTCTCGACGACGTCTACCGCAGTGGCGAGCCCTTCGTGGCTCGCGAGGTGACGCTGGCGTTGGCGGCCCCTGGCACTGGCTGCGTGGAGTCACGCTCCTTCGCCCTCACTTGCCAGCCCTGGCACGACGCCCACCGAGCGCTCCAGGGGGTCATGTGCCTCGCGGTGGAGACCACGGATGCGGTTCGCGCGCGACGGGCAAGCGAGGTTCAGACCGAGGCGCTGCGCGCGGAGCTGGAGACCCGCGACGAGTTCCTGTCCATCGCGAGCCATGAGCTGAAGACGCCGCTCACGTCCTTGCAGCTTCAGCTGCAATTGCTCGCGCGGGCCGTGGCGGCGCGCGCTTCCGAGGGTGAGGGCTCGGCGCTTCCCGCACGGGTTCGTGCGGCGCAGCGGCAGGTGGCTCGGCTCGCGCTGCTCGTGGCGACCTTGCTGGACCTGTCGCGCATCCGTGCCGGACGATTGGAGCTCGAGCCCGAGCAGTTGGACCTCTCCGCGCTCGTGACGGATCTGGCGGCTCGCTGCCAGGAGGACGCCACCAGCGCGGGATGCCTTCTGCGCCTGCAGGTGACTCCGGGCGTGGTCGGGTTCTGGGATCGGCTGAAGCTGGAGCAGATCCTCACCAACCTCCTCTCCAATGCCTTCAAGTACGGCGCGGCCCATCCGGTGGAAGTCACCGTTGACCATGACGATGCCGGGGCCCGAGTCATCGTGCGAGACCATGGCATTGGCATCGACATGGAGCACCAGGCTCGAATCTTCGAGCGCTTCGAGCGCGCCGTGTTCGCGCGGGACTATGGCGGGGTCGGGCTTGGCTTGTGGATTTCCCGCAAGCTGGCGCGCTCGCTCGATGGAGACATCCGCGTCGAGAGCGTGCTTGGCGAGGGCTCCACCTTCATCGTTCACCTGCCGCTGCGTCCTCCGGCTTCCATCTCGGTGTGATGGGGCAGGCCGCCGCGCTTACTCTTCTTCGCGGAGTTGATGCGGCAGCACGGCGTGCGCGTGACGCGGGGCCCGGGTGTGCAGCTCCGCCGTGAGCAGGGCATCGAGTTCCGCGAGCAGGGCATCGAGGGGCGCTCCTGCTCCTCGTGCGGGGAGGCGCGCCGTGGTCAGGCGCACGCGTGGCAGTTCCTCGTCCTCGAAGGCCAGGGTCACCATCAGCCCGTCCGCCTCTCCTGGGGGTGGCGCGAGAGGCGTGGGCGCGGGGGCTTGACCTGCCTGCTCCACGAGGGGCAGCAAGCGGCGCGACTCCTCCGCGGTCAGGTCTCGCTCCACCAGGGACTCGCCTTGCTCCAGCACTCGCAGGTGTCGCAGGCCCTCCAGGCGCAGCGCCTGGGCGCCCGTGTTCGTCTTGCCACTGCGCTCGTACATCACCGTCCTCACGTGGTCGCGCCTCCTCGCGACACGAAGTAGGCACGCTTCGCGCGGCTGTGCATGGGGTTCCGCGCGAGCGACCGTTGCATGACAGTCCGGCGAGCCCCTCGGCCGAGTGCGCCCTCCCAGGTGCTTTTCTAGGTTGCCGACCTCCCGGGCAGTCTCGCTCGGGACCGGAGGTCATGACGATGAGCAAGGATTCTGGAAAGCCGACCAGCCCGAACGACCAGCGCTCCAACTCGAAGAACCCCAACAATGGAGCGCAGAAGGCGGCACAAGAGAATCGTGGCAATCAAATGAACCCGAACAACCCTCGCCACCCGTCGAACTCGCCGGGGGCGGGCGGGTCCGGCTCCCCGAGTCCGGGCGGTAGCGGCCACGGTGGCAACAAGAGCTGAGGCAGAGCGCGCGTCGCACGTCCCTTCGTGAGGGCGACGCGACACGCGACTCCCATCGAGTGCGTGAGGGAAGGCATTGGCTTCCCTCACCTCCAGGTACGGGCGACAGGCTTCAGCGTGCGCGTGGCGCGCACTCTCCCTCGCCGCGGTAGTGCCCCACGGTTCGAGCCAGCGCGCTGACGAAGTCCCGCAGGTTGTGCACGTTGGCCGCGCCGCCCGTGCCGTACTGGTTGGCGGGCAGCTCCGTCAGGTCCACGGCCGCGAGTTCCTCCAGCGTCACCTCGCCATCCGGTCCCACGATGCCCAGCTTGTCCGCGGCCGCGATGGCGTCGAAGCGCATCTTGGCGTCCGCCGACTGGAGGTCGTCGAAGAACAGGTGGTCGCCGTGGATGGTGAGCTGCACCGTCTCCGTGCCACCGCTGGGCACCGTCACGCCCTTGCCGACATCCGGGCTCTCGCAGTGCTCGTAGATGGTGTTGAGCGGGAAGCCCCAGCGGAACCGCTTCGTGGTCGAGCCCTTGGTGGCCACGCCCTCCACGTAGATGGACCAGCCTTCCTTCTTCATCTGCGCCACGTCCGCGGGGTCGGCGTTGGCCGCCGTGGCGTTCGACCAGGGCGCGATGGAGTACTGCACCTCGTCCCAGGTGTCCGAGGGCAGGTCCGTGAAGGCCGCGACCTCTACGGGGCCGGGCTTGTGCACGTCGAACACGCGCGCATCCGCGCGGTCCGCGGCCACTTCGCCGCCGTGCTTCGAGACCTTCAGCTCCCCGAGCGTCACCAGGAACTTGCTGTAGCGGATGCTCCATCCGTCCGAGAACGCGGAGGAGGGAATCTCCTTCTCGATGAAGTCCTCACCGTAGGTGGTGAACGAGACGTTGCCCGGGCTGCCGCTGCACGACACGAGCCCCAGGACCGACAGACCCAGCATCCACTTGTGCTTCATTGCGCTGCTCCTTCCACCCACGTCACGACGTAGGCGCTGGTGTCTTCCACGCCTCGGGTCAGCGCATTCTGCGCCTGACTCTCCGCGGGGAAGTGAGAAAGGCCATCCGGGCCCGCAGCGGCCACGGTGGCGAAGTCGATGCGGCCCAGCCATGTCTTCAGGTCCACCGCGATCCGCACTCGGCCACTTTCCTTCTTCATCGTGCGCTCGAAGCGGATTCCTTCGATGGCCTTGGGCAGGTCCACTGTCGCGTCGAAGCGCACACTGCCTCCATCCGCGTTGCGCGCTGTTCCGCGCACATGCACGGCGTGGCCCGTCAGCGCGCCTGTGGCATCGGTGGATGCGGTGGGCGGCGTGAGCGTCAGCTCCAGGGAGCCGTAGTCACCCGTCACCGCGTTGGCGTCTCCGAGCACCACGGGGCCCGAGAGGAGATCCACCGTGTGCGTGGTCAGCACCTCGCCCAGGGCATCCCCCGCGATGTAGTGGCCCGGGTGCGCGTTCGCGGTGCCGCCGATGAGCGAGTACCAGTCGAACCGCGGCGCTCGGCGCGAGATGAGGACTCGACCCTCGAAGAACCGGACGGGGCCCATGGAGACGAAGAGGGACTCGGGTGTGACGCTCCAGCCCTTCTCGTTGGGGCCCGTCATCGGGACCGCCATCACTTCCACGGGGAAGGTGAGGCGCTCCTCCGCGCTTCCGCAGCCCAGGCTCGTCAGCCCGAGGGCCAGCGCGCACGTTGCTTGTTGCCATCGCGTCACAGGTGCAACTCCAGGGTAAGCGAGGCCTCGCGTGGAGCCCCCGCGGTGAAATGTCTCGAAGGGACGAGGCTCGCGGGCGCGCTCGGGTCGAGGCGTGAGCTGTAGACGAACTCGCCGTCTCGCCACCGCGCGTCGAGCAGGTTCTTCACATCCAATCGCAAGCCCACGTCGTCACGCCGTACCGCGAGCAGCAGGTCCGCCAGGAAGACGGAGTGACTGCGCTCGTCGAAGGGCAGGGGACGTGGGCCGAGGAACGTCAGCCCCGTGCCCGCGAAGAAGGTTCCGTTCCACAGCGAGACGGGCCGCTCCCAGCCCACATCCGCTCGTGCGACGAACGGCGCG
Protein-coding regions in this window:
- a CDS encoding PAS domain-containing protein, yielding MAAEFSARAASWSASLLHALPDAFVATDLDGRVCAFNPAASRLTGWSVSNALGQPLPRVLRLMRQDTREPLADLLGASVCSMGDSVSVQPCVLERMDGSVLSVEVNLSPAPTRTGAIQGGWLLLIRDASGRHWLEAERARWLAREHALLREAQAQCARQEAMLTQAPLALFTFRGPEHRCEHLNPAAHALLSERSVLGRPVRELLPEGETVLVRCLDDVYRSGEPFVAREVTLALAAPGTGCVESRSFALTCQPWHDAHRALQGVMCLAVETTDAVRARRASEVQTEALRAELETRDEFLSIASHELKTPLTSLQLQLQLLARAVAARASEGEGSALPARVRAAQRQVARLALLVATLLDLSRIRAGRLELEPEQLDLSALVTDLAARCQEDATSAGCLLRLQVTPGVVGFWDRLKLEQILTNLLSNAFKYGAAHPVEVTVDHDDAGARVIVRDHGIGIDMEHQARIFERFERAVFARDYGGVGLGLWISRKLARSLDGDIRVESVLGEGSTFIVHLPLRPPASISV